One segment of Alistipes finegoldii DSM 17242 DNA contains the following:
- a CDS encoding FAD-dependent oxidoreductase: MFIGEFEKSRKPAKVHSRHSLVIVGGGLTGVCCAITAARAGADVALIQDRPVLGGNASSEVRLWALGATSHMGNNNRWSREGGVIDEILVENTFRNREGNPVLFDMVLIDKVLSEPNITLYLNTCVYDAEMSGRTVRSVTAFNPQTGTHHTIEGDLFADCSGDGALAYMAGAEYRMGAEDREEYGEKFAPDKTRYGELLGHSILFYIKDTGRPVRFEAPEFALKEVEELIPRLRNPEYFNTSQHGCKYWWLEYGGRLDTIRDTEKIKFELWKIVYGVWNHIKNSGKYPEMENYTLEWVGLFPGKRESRRFKGYYMLTQQDIIEQHEHYDAVSFGGWSIDLHPADGVYGAGRACNQWHSKGIYQIPYRCLVMPDADNLFIGGRIISVSHVANGSTRVMCTAAHGGQAIGTAAAIALRDHLKPADLIGRERIGQLQSALLRTGHFLPGERFGRGMLPRTPGSAHPANLRSNGCAPTAPASGWTAPPPSLSRSAARFRPSVSPCKRTRRPG; the protein is encoded by the coding sequence ATGTTTATCGGAGAATTCGAAAAAAGCCGCAAACCGGCGAAAGTACACAGCCGTCACAGTCTGGTGATCGTCGGCGGCGGGCTTACCGGCGTATGCTGCGCCATTACCGCGGCCCGTGCGGGCGCCGACGTCGCGCTGATTCAGGACCGTCCCGTGCTGGGCGGCAACGCTTCGAGCGAAGTCCGCCTGTGGGCGCTGGGAGCGACCTCGCACATGGGCAACAACAACCGCTGGTCGCGCGAAGGGGGCGTCATCGACGAAATACTGGTCGAGAACACCTTCCGCAACCGGGAAGGCAATCCCGTGCTGTTCGACATGGTGCTCATCGACAAGGTGCTCTCCGAACCGAACATCACGCTTTACCTCAACACGTGCGTATACGACGCCGAAATGTCCGGCCGCACCGTCAGATCGGTCACGGCGTTCAATCCGCAGACCGGAACGCACCACACGATCGAAGGCGATCTTTTCGCCGACTGTTCGGGCGACGGCGCGCTCGCCTACATGGCGGGAGCCGAATACCGCATGGGCGCCGAGGACCGCGAAGAATACGGCGAGAAGTTCGCGCCCGACAAGACCCGATACGGCGAACTGCTGGGGCACAGCATCCTGTTCTACATCAAGGACACGGGGCGCCCCGTACGCTTCGAAGCTCCCGAATTCGCCCTGAAGGAGGTCGAGGAGCTGATCCCCCGGCTCCGGAATCCGGAGTATTTCAACACCTCGCAGCACGGCTGCAAATACTGGTGGCTGGAGTACGGCGGACGGCTGGACACGATCCGGGATACCGAAAAAATCAAATTCGAACTCTGGAAAATCGTCTACGGCGTCTGGAATCACATCAAAAATTCGGGCAAGTACCCGGAAATGGAGAACTACACGCTCGAATGGGTCGGGCTTTTCCCCGGCAAACGCGAAAGCCGGCGGTTCAAGGGCTACTACATGCTGACCCAACAGGACATCATCGAACAGCACGAGCACTACGACGCCGTTTCGTTCGGCGGCTGGTCGATCGACCTGCACCCCGCCGACGGCGTTTACGGTGCAGGGCGCGCCTGCAACCAGTGGCACAGCAAGGGCATCTACCAGATTCCCTACCGCTGTCTGGTGATGCCCGATGCGGACAACCTCTTCATCGGAGGCCGCATCATCAGCGTCAGCCACGTGGCCAACGGCTCCACGCGCGTCATGTGCACCGCCGCACACGGCGGGCAGGCGATCGGCACGGCGGCCGCAATCGCCCTGCGCGACCACCTCAAACCGGCCGACCTTATCGGCCGGGAGCGTATAGGCCAGCTGCAGTCCGCACTGCTCCGCACCGGACACTTCCTGCCGGGCGAACGGTTCGGCCGCGGCATGCTGCCCCGAACGCCCGGATCAGCGCATCCAGCGAATTTGCGCTCGAACGGCTGCGCCCCGACGGCACCCGCTTCCGGCTGGACTGCTCCGCCGCCGAGCTTATCCCGGTCGGCGGCCCGGTTCCGGCCGTCGGTCTCACCGTGCAAGCGGACAAGGCGACCCGGCTGA
- a CDS encoding sodium:solute symporter family protein, giving the protein MEILDYITIAVFAAGIMFVGSLFSSTGKNMKSFFAGGGNVPWWISGLSLFMGFFSAGTFVVWGSIAYSMGFVAVTIQLTMAAAGFAVGLLIAPRWNKTGCLTAAEYITRRYGASTQKLYTYIFLFISIFTTGSFLYPIAKIIEVAAGIPLSSSILILGVFCMIYVSLGGLRAVVVTDVLQFIILFAAVIIVIPLAFGEVGGVPEFLARVPEGFFTLFAGEYNWVFIVAFMLYNLFFLGGNWAYVQRYTSVRTPRDAKKVGVLFGVLYTFSPILWMLPPMIYRVFEPGLSGLENENAYLLMCKQTMPAGMLGLMLGGMIFATASSLNATLNISAGVFTNDIFKRLRPAAGETTLMKVARISTLGFGVLAIAVALLIPNMGGIVNVVISVAALTGVPLYLPLIWSLFSKNLNGRAILSTTVTSLTVNAVLKFITPAAVGFSLSRAEEMLVGVLFPALLLTGYEIYHKLSGSRVCVPMPAAENAAAPAAEDAGTDNNNSIRIIGAGAAISGCFISLIALLSGGETLVPLTTGIVLTVLGGLIFLTTKNK; this is encoded by the coding sequence ATGGAAATTCTGGACTACATAACCATCGCCGTCTTTGCGGCGGGCATCATGTTCGTCGGTTCGCTGTTCTCCTCGACCGGCAAAAACATGAAGAGTTTTTTCGCCGGAGGCGGCAACGTCCCTTGGTGGATCAGCGGGCTGTCGCTGTTCATGGGCTTCTTCTCGGCCGGAACGTTCGTGGTATGGGGGTCGATCGCCTACTCGATGGGCTTCGTCGCCGTCACCATACAGCTCACGATGGCCGCAGCCGGATTCGCCGTCGGCCTGCTTATCGCCCCGCGCTGGAACAAAACGGGCTGTCTCACCGCCGCGGAATACATCACACGCCGCTACGGAGCCTCGACGCAGAAGCTTTACACCTACATCTTCCTTTTCATCTCGATCTTCACCACCGGCTCCTTCCTCTATCCGATCGCCAAAATCATCGAAGTGGCCGCCGGGATTCCGCTCTCGTCCAGCATCCTGATACTCGGCGTGTTCTGCATGATATACGTCTCGCTCGGCGGCCTTCGCGCCGTGGTCGTGACCGACGTGCTGCAATTCATCATCCTCTTCGCCGCGGTCATCATCGTCATTCCGCTCGCATTCGGCGAAGTGGGCGGCGTCCCGGAGTTCCTCGCACGGGTTCCGGAGGGATTCTTCACGCTCTTCGCGGGAGAATACAACTGGGTGTTCATCGTCGCGTTCATGCTCTACAACCTCTTCTTTCTGGGCGGAAACTGGGCTTATGTCCAGCGATATACGAGCGTGCGCACGCCCAGAGACGCGAAAAAGGTCGGCGTGCTGTTCGGCGTGCTGTATACCTTCAGTCCGATCCTGTGGATGCTGCCGCCGATGATCTACCGCGTCTTCGAACCCGGACTTTCGGGGCTTGAAAACGAAAACGCCTACCTGCTGATGTGCAAGCAGACGATGCCCGCCGGCATGCTCGGACTCATGCTCGGCGGCATGATCTTCGCGACCGCAAGTTCGCTGAACGCCACGCTGAACATCTCGGCAGGCGTCTTCACCAACGATATCTTCAAACGCCTCCGCCCCGCCGCCGGAGAGACGACGCTGATGAAAGTCGCCCGCATCTCCACGCTCGGCTTCGGGGTGCTGGCCATCGCCGTGGCGCTGCTCATCCCCAACATGGGCGGCATCGTCAACGTCGTCATCAGCGTGGCGGCACTCACCGGAGTGCCCCTCTACCTGCCGCTGATCTGGAGTCTCTTCTCCAAGAACCTGAACGGCAGGGCGATCCTCAGCACGACCGTCACCAGTCTGACCGTCAACGCCGTTCTCAAATTCATCACGCCTGCGGCCGTCGGCTTCTCGCTCAGCCGGGCCGAAGAGATGCTGGTCGGGGTGCTCTTCCCCGCGCTGCTGCTGACCGGCTATGAAATCTATCACAAACTCTCCGGCTCGCGCGTCTGCGTTCCGATGCCTGCGGCAGAGAACGCAGCGGCGCCCGCCGCCGAGGACGCCGGCACGGATAACAACAACAGCATCCGCATCATCGGCGCCGGAGCGGCGATTTCGGGCTGCTTCATCTCCCTGATCGCGCTCCTGTCCGGCGGGGAGACTCTCGTTCCCCTCACGACGGGTATCGTCCTGACGGTATTGGGCGGCCTGATTTTCCTCACGACAAAAAACAAATAA
- a CDS encoding FAD-dependent oxidoreductase, which translates to MKRVAVIGGGVAGMQTALRLAEQGIEPVIIEKEAELGGKLRGWHVLFPSFTPASEILTELRRRVAERGIEVLTQTEAAGFTREGVRLTDGRTIACDSVVMCSGFTLFDASIKEEYGYGIYDNVFTTVDIERMLNEGRVAKADGSRPKRIAFLHCVGSRDEKVCQQHCSKVCCITGVKQAMEMKQLFPDADVFNFYMDIRMFGPGYEEMYREAQQKYNIHFIRGRISEASPTIDGRVQIKAEDTLTGRPLRMSVDMLILIVGMRANDDNAVLAEGAGLHRAPSGFMAPRDMFLGNVKSNVEGIFYAGTVTAPKNIGESLNEATAAADAAARYLGA; encoded by the coding sequence ATGAAACGAGTGGCAGTCATAGGCGGCGGCGTTGCGGGCATGCAAACGGCCCTGCGTCTGGCAGAACAGGGCATCGAACCTGTAATCATCGAAAAGGAGGCCGAACTGGGCGGCAAACTCCGGGGCTGGCACGTGCTGTTCCCGTCGTTTACCCCGGCGTCGGAGATTCTCACCGAACTGCGCCGCCGCGTCGCGGAGCGCGGTATCGAGGTGCTGACGCAGACCGAAGCCGCCGGGTTTACCCGCGAGGGCGTGCGGCTGACCGACGGGCGTACGATCGCGTGCGACTCGGTCGTGATGTGTTCGGGATTCACGCTGTTCGACGCGTCGATCAAGGAGGAGTACGGCTACGGCATCTACGACAACGTCTTTACGACGGTGGACATCGAGCGGATGCTCAACGAAGGCCGTGTGGCCAAGGCCGACGGCTCGCGTCCCAAGCGCATCGCTTTCCTGCACTGCGTAGGTTCGCGCGACGAAAAGGTCTGCCAGCAGCACTGTTCCAAGGTGTGCTGCATTACGGGCGTGAAGCAGGCGATGGAGATGAAACAGCTGTTTCCCGACGCCGACGTCTTCAATTTCTACATGGACATCCGCATGTTCGGCCCCGGATACGAAGAGATGTACCGTGAGGCGCAGCAGAAATACAACATCCACTTTATCCGGGGACGTATTTCGGAAGCCAGCCCGACGATTGACGGCCGCGTGCAGATCAAGGCCGAGGATACGCTGACGGGACGTCCGCTGCGCATGAGCGTCGACATGCTGATTCTGATTGTCGGCATGCGGGCCAACGACGACAACGCCGTGCTGGCCGAAGGCGCGGGTCTGCACCGTGCGCCGAGCGGTTTCATGGCGCCGCGCGACATGTTCTTGGGCAACGTGAAGAGCAACGTGGAGGGCATTTTTTACGCCGGAACCGTCACGGCGCCGAAGAATATCGGCGAATCGTTGAACGAAGCAACGGCCGCTGCCGACGCCGCGGCCCGATATCTGGGGGCATAG
- a CDS encoding (Fe-S)-binding protein yields MTFFAPFCIPFMVGAAVMFVVLLWKWGSWLYLLPRADKKRILFGLPTRRTLAAVWEVISESLLHRRIFKVNPLLGYMHMSLAFGWFLLIAVGWIETIAYLGFRYVPLQGHVFFKYFATGLEHKPVFDFLMDLLLLFVLSGVALAWGKRVYSRAMGMRRTTKHLLGDRVALSALWFVFPVRLIAESTTCALYGGGGFLTGAVGAWMAEHVSTLALMNLESAAWWAYSACLGIFFVALPFSRYMHIFTEIPLIFLRHYELRSTEKEGSFDHFQVEACSRCGICIDPCQLQSVLGINDVQSVYFLRDRRYRMLRLATADNCLMCGRCAEKCPVDIDLNTLRLNSRDTMRNVPDEKRYDYFKGLDRSSGEGKVGYFAGCMTLLTPRTMSAMDKVFRAAGEEVWWADREGGVCCGRPLKLAGETDSARRMMRYNTDLFRKHGITTLVTSCPICLKVFREDYELAGIEVLHHSEYILRLIRAGRLDVVHGPTRFTYHDPCELGRGSGIYDEPRAVIEAVGELLEPAQTRENAPCCGSSVANTAISDSQQVRLAQAVAEELEATGAEVIVTACPLCKKAIGRGTRGEVRDLAEIVAAGLK; encoded by the coding sequence ATGACTTTTTTCGCACCATTCTGCATACCGTTCATGGTCGGCGCGGCCGTGATGTTCGTCGTACTGCTCTGGAAGTGGGGTTCGTGGCTCTACCTGCTGCCCCGCGCCGACAAGAAACGGATTCTGTTCGGACTGCCGACGCGCCGTACGCTGGCGGCCGTGTGGGAGGTGATCAGCGAATCGCTGCTGCACCGCCGCATCTTCAAGGTCAATCCGCTGCTGGGCTACATGCACATGAGTCTGGCTTTCGGCTGGTTTCTGCTGATTGCCGTGGGGTGGATCGAGACCATCGCCTACCTCGGATTCCGTTATGTGCCGCTGCAGGGACACGTCTTTTTCAAATATTTCGCCACGGGGCTGGAACATAAGCCCGTGTTCGACTTCCTGATGGACCTGCTGCTGCTCTTCGTCCTTTCGGGCGTGGCGCTGGCTTGGGGCAAGCGCGTTTACTCGCGGGCGATGGGCATGCGGCGTACGACCAAGCACTTGCTGGGCGACCGCGTGGCCCTCTCGGCGTTGTGGTTCGTCTTCCCGGTGCGCCTGATCGCCGAGAGCACGACCTGCGCCCTTTACGGCGGCGGAGGATTCCTGACGGGGGCGGTCGGCGCGTGGATGGCGGAGCACGTCAGCACGCTCGCGCTGATGAATCTCGAAAGCGCGGCATGGTGGGCCTATTCCGCATGCCTCGGTATTTTCTTCGTGGCGTTGCCTTTCTCGCGGTATATGCATATCTTTACCGAGATTCCCCTGATTTTCCTGCGGCATTACGAACTCCGCTCGACCGAAAAGGAGGGTTCGTTCGATCATTTTCAGGTCGAAGCATGTTCGCGCTGCGGTATCTGCATCGATCCCTGTCAGTTGCAGAGCGTGCTGGGAATCAATGACGTGCAGTCGGTCTATTTCCTGCGCGACCGCCGTTACCGGATGCTGCGGCTGGCGACGGCCGACAACTGCCTGATGTGCGGGCGCTGCGCCGAAAAGTGTCCTGTGGACATAGACCTGAATACGCTGCGGCTCAACTCGCGCGATACGATGCGCAACGTGCCCGACGAGAAGCGCTACGACTATTTCAAAGGGTTGGACCGCTCTTCGGGAGAGGGCAAGGTGGGCTATTTCGCGGGGTGCATGACCCTGCTTACGCCCCGTACGATGTCGGCGATGGACAAGGTGTTCCGCGCCGCGGGCGAAGAGGTATGGTGGGCCGACCGCGAAGGCGGCGTCTGCTGCGGCCGGCCGCTGAAGCTGGCCGGCGAGACCGATTCGGCGCGCAGGATGATGCGCTACAATACCGATCTGTTCCGCAAACACGGCATCACGACGCTCGTGACCTCGTGTCCGATCTGCCTGAAGGTTTTCCGCGAGGACTACGAACTGGCCGGAATCGAGGTGCTGCACCATTCGGAATATATCCTGCGTCTGATCCGGGCCGGACGGCTGGATGTCGTGCACGGCCCGACGCGCTTCACCTACCACGATCCCTGCGAATTGGGGCGCGGAAGCGGCATTTACGACGAGCCGCGCGCCGTGATCGAAGCGGTGGGCGAACTGCTCGAACCCGCGCAGACGCGCGAAAACGCTCCCTGCTGCGGCTCCTCGGTCGCCAATACGGCCATTTCCGACAGCCAGCAGGTGCGCCTTGCGCAGGCGGTGGCCGAAGAGCTGGAAGCCACGGGCGCAGAAGTGATCGTGACGGCCTGTCCGCTCTGCAAGAAGGCCATCGGCCGCGGCACGAGGGGCGAGGTGCGCGACTTGGCGGAGATCGTCGCCGCCGGGCTGAAATAA
- a CDS encoding 4Fe-4S dicluster domain-containing protein, giving the protein MAAINFGYTISKPRAIDIDRNNLRKSDEILHEMPELQACIGCGACTAVCTAGNLTEFNFRKVHTLVRRGEYQGAYEEMNKCMLCGKCRLVCPRGINTRGVVMLIKRKLGDF; this is encoded by the coding sequence ATGGCGGCGATCAATTTCGGATATACCATCTCCAAGCCGCGGGCGATCGACATCGACCGCAACAACCTGCGCAAGAGCGACGAGATCCTGCACGAAATGCCGGAGCTGCAGGCCTGCATCGGATGCGGGGCCTGCACGGCGGTCTGCACGGCCGGAAACCTCACGGAGTTCAATTTCCGCAAGGTCCACACGCTCGTCCGCCGGGGCGAATATCAGGGGGCTTACGAGGAGATGAACAAGTGCATGCTCTGCGGCAAATGCCGGCTGGTGTGTCCGCGCGGTATCAACACGCGCGGCGTGGTCATGCTTATCAAACGTAAACTGGGAGACTTCTGA
- a CDS encoding 4Fe-4S dicluster domain-containing protein: MAKYFDMLMEDVRMKEGLQSCMNCGVCTGVCPAAEFYNYDPRQIVNIVQTRDDDAIEELLKSDTIWYCGECMSCRPRCPRGNTPGYVIQALRTLSQKLGFFVESEKGRQQLALKRIIGENILRTGYCIVPRLVKPELHPEQGTVWQWIYDNDKEIYGQFTPVYMRHGAGALRRLDEKSLDEIHRIFEVSGGKEMFDAIEEHSDRKARELGYEEGADQKYMMDVFLNNSNEHY, encoded by the coding sequence ATGGCAAAATATTTCGACATGCTGATGGAGGACGTGCGGATGAAGGAGGGCCTTCAGTCGTGCATGAACTGCGGCGTCTGCACGGGCGTCTGTCCGGCTGCCGAGTTCTACAATTACGATCCCCGTCAGATCGTGAACATCGTGCAGACACGCGACGACGACGCCATCGAGGAGCTTCTGAAGAGCGATACGATCTGGTACTGCGGCGAGTGCATGTCGTGCCGTCCGCGCTGTCCGCGCGGCAACACGCCGGGCTATGTGATTCAGGCGCTGCGGACCCTTTCGCAGAAGCTGGGGTTCTTCGTCGAGAGCGAAAAGGGCCGTCAGCAGCTGGCGCTCAAGCGTATCATCGGCGAGAACATCCTCCGCACGGGTTACTGCATCGTACCGCGGCTCGTCAAACCGGAACTGCACCCCGAACAGGGAACCGTGTGGCAGTGGATTTACGATAACGACAAGGAGATTTACGGTCAGTTCACGCCGGTCTACATGCGTCACGGCGCGGGTGCGCTGCGCCGTCTGGACGAGAAGTCGCTCGACGAGATTCACCGGATTTTCGAGGTCAGCGGCGGCAAGGAGATGTTCGACGCCATCGAGGAGCACTCCGACCGCAAGGCCCGCGAATTGGGTTACGAAGAGGGAGCCGATCAGAAGTACATGATGGACGTCTTCCTCAATAACAGCAACGAACACTATTAG
- a CDS encoding PLP-dependent cysteine synthase family protein, whose product MKAKKTILDTIGSTPMVRINALSPNPKVKIFAKLEGFNPTGSIKDRIAVKMIETAEREGRLTKGKTIIEPTSGNTGIGLAIVGIVKGYPVEIVMSEAVSIERRKIIRAYGGTVRLTPAAEGTDGAIRLARKLVAENPDKYFMPDQFANAANYLAHYENTALEIWQQTGGQIDYLVCAIGTSGTLMGLSRFLKVMNPAIKVVCAQPTKGHYIQGLKNMEEAIVPDIYDPSKIDVQELVESEEAIDMARRIISAEGIFAGMSSGAAMLAAVRTAARIESGNIVVVFPDRAEKYLSTTMFREFED is encoded by the coding sequence ATGAAAGCAAAGAAAACGATTTTGGATACCATCGGTTCTACGCCGATGGTTCGGATCAATGCGCTGTCGCCCAATCCGAAAGTGAAGATATTCGCCAAACTCGAAGGGTTCAATCCGACGGGCAGCATCAAGGACCGCATTGCGGTCAAGATGATCGAAACCGCCGAGCGCGAAGGCCGCCTGACCAAAGGGAAGACGATCATCGAACCTACGTCGGGAAATACCGGCATCGGATTGGCTATTGTCGGCATCGTCAAAGGCTATCCCGTGGAGATCGTGATGAGCGAGGCCGTGTCGATCGAACGCCGTAAGATCATCCGCGCATACGGCGGCACGGTGCGTCTGACGCCTGCCGCCGAAGGGACGGACGGCGCGATCCGTCTGGCCCGCAAACTCGTCGCGGAGAATCCCGACAAATATTTTATGCCCGACCAGTTCGCGAATGCCGCCAATTACTTGGCGCATTATGAAAACACGGCGCTGGAGATCTGGCAGCAGACGGGCGGACAGATCGACTATCTTGTCTGCGCGATCGGAACGTCGGGGACTCTGATGGGGCTGTCGCGCTTTCTGAAAGTGATGAATCCCGCGATCAAGGTGGTTTGCGCCCAGCCGACCAAGGGGCACTATATTCAGGGTCTCAAAAATATGGAGGAGGCGATCGTGCCCGATATTTACGACCCCTCGAAGATCGACGTGCAGGAATTGGTCGAGAGCGAGGAGGCGATCGACATGGCCCGCAGGATCATCTCTGCCGAGGGTATCTTCGCCGGGATGAGCAGCGGCGCCGCCATGCTGGCCGCCGTACGCACCGCGGCGCGTATCGAGTCGGGGAATATCGTCGTCGTATTTCCCGACCGTGCCGAAAAGTACCTCAGCACGACGATGTTCCGGGAGTTCGAGGATTGA
- a CDS encoding discoidin domain-containing protein, with protein sequence MQADKATRLTVELRSSSRRGNYTPDTTDKRLVFDLREGENRLTVDFGMCYDAPQYVFICFMANPDVSIPMSSEIVSGLTSVFNTVNPAVSNFGRQTPPEDIGVDTFEFWCPKRRPEGKNIALEFSAPLTCFGAENLLNGYFRPYIQPNGWIPAPDDRTPSVRIDLGEERTVRQIRLFFDTDFDHALENVQMEHFDSVMPQCIRNYRITDGDGNLLFRTEGNHQSCNTIALDAPHTLRSIRFWPEDSESGRHKALMGIIAE encoded by the coding sequence GTGCAAGCGGACAAGGCGACCCGGCTGACGGTCGAACTGCGCAGTTCGTCGCGCAGGGGCAACTACACCCCGGACACGACCGACAAGCGGCTCGTTTTCGACCTCCGGGAGGGAGAAAACAGACTGACCGTCGATTTCGGAATGTGCTACGACGCGCCGCAGTACGTCTTCATCTGCTTCATGGCCAATCCCGACGTAAGCATTCCGATGAGTTCGGAGATCGTCTCCGGCCTGACTTCGGTATTCAACACCGTCAATCCCGCGGTCTCCAATTTCGGCAGGCAGACTCCGCCGGAGGACATCGGGGTCGATACGTTCGAATTCTGGTGCCCAAAGCGCCGTCCCGAAGGGAAAAACATCGCGCTCGAATTCTCCGCGCCGCTGACCTGCTTCGGAGCCGAAAACCTCCTCAACGGCTACTTCCGGCCCTACATACAGCCCAACGGCTGGATCCCGGCCCCCGACGACCGAACGCCGTCGGTCCGCATCGACTTGGGCGAAGAGCGGACCGTCCGGCAAATCAGGCTGTTCTTCGACACCGATTTCGACCACGCACTGGAGAACGTGCAAATGGAGCATTTCGATTCGGTGATGCCCCAGTGCATCCGCAACTACCGCATTACCGACGGCGACGGGAACCTCCTGTTCCGCACGGAAGGCAACCACCAGAGCTGCAATACGATTGCATTGGACGCCCCGCACACGCTGCGCTCGATACGCTTCTGGCCGGAAGACTCCGAGTCCGGAAGGCACAAGGCCCTGATGGGGATCATTGCCGAATAA
- a CDS encoding dihydrofolate reductase, which yields MVSIIVAVAENGVIGDKNALLWHISEDLKYFKSVTSGHPVVMGRKTYESLGRPLPNRTNVVVTRQEMEIPGCRVAHSLEEAVALFPAEEEVFVIGGAQIYAQALPLAGRFYLTRVFHAYEGDTHFPAWNDAEWRLVSSESFASGANYPYPFAFETYERRRN from the coding sequence ATGGTAAGCATCATCGTAGCCGTCGCCGAAAACGGCGTGATCGGCGATAAGAACGCCTTGTTGTGGCATATTTCCGAAGACCTGAAATACTTCAAGTCCGTTACGTCGGGCCATCCCGTCGTCATGGGGCGCAAGACCTACGAGTCGCTCGGACGGCCGCTGCCCAACCGGACCAATGTGGTCGTCACGCGGCAGGAGATGGAGATTCCGGGATGCAGGGTGGCCCATTCGCTCGAAGAGGCGGTGGCGCTGTTCCCGGCCGAAGAGGAGGTCTTCGTCATCGGCGGCGCGCAGATTTATGCGCAGGCCCTTCCGCTGGCCGGCCGCTTCTACCTGACGCGGGTTTTCCATGCCTACGAGGGCGATACGCATTTTCCCGCATGGAACGACGCCGAGTGGCGGCTCGTGTCGTCCGAGTCGTTCGCTTCGGGCGCGAATTATCCCTATCCCTTTGCGTTCGAGACCTACGAACGGCGGCGAAATTAG
- a CDS encoding CoB--CoM heterodisulfide reductase iron-sulfur subunit B family protein produces MIKRKSWQDYQKEIADDHYYYARSCIRQNFFPGSEKLFIDMLRNDLGKDLTDDPLHSSCTGIGYHSDIVPLETIMTVVARQFALMTEAGYENLVSSCITSFGVYTEILATWHEFPETEAKTRENLYKATGREFKKPASLAHTSDVVFHFREQIAARAKHRLVNAQTGEPLKVVEHIGCHYAKIFPKSGIGGSEFPYVLAGMVESWGGECVDYPERRHCCGFGFRNYLVQANRGYSIANSHKKLESMAPYKPDFIVANCPGCAMFLDKWQYTIAEMEGTTYGQNGHGIPVLTYEEMAGLVLGYDPWALGMQMHQVDVEPLLDKMGVEYDPAAKYLGRNGKYIGKPASAVVNCCPTDTIYDIRE; encoded by the coding sequence ATGATAAAACGAAAGAGTTGGCAGGATTACCAGAAGGAGATTGCCGACGACCACTACTATTACGCCCGCAGCTGTATCCGCCAGAATTTCTTTCCCGGCAGCGAGAAGCTGTTCATCGACATGCTGCGCAACGATCTGGGCAAGGACCTGACGGACGATCCGTTGCACTCGTCCTGCACGGGCATCGGCTACCACTCGGACATCGTGCCGCTCGAAACGATCATGACGGTCGTGGCGCGGCAGTTCGCGCTGATGACCGAAGCCGGGTATGAAAACCTCGTTTCGTCGTGCATCACTTCGTTCGGCGTCTACACGGAGATTCTGGCCACATGGCACGAGTTCCCGGAGACCGAGGCGAAGACCCGCGAGAACCTTTACAAGGCCACGGGGCGCGAATTCAAAAAGCCTGCGAGTCTGGCCCACACGTCGGACGTCGTCTTCCACTTCCGCGAGCAGATCGCCGCACGGGCCAAACACCGGCTGGTCAATGCCCAGACGGGCGAACCGCTGAAGGTCGTGGAGCATATCGGCTGCCACTATGCCAAAATATTCCCCAAATCGGGTATCGGCGGATCGGAATTTCCCTACGTGCTGGCCGGCATGGTCGAGTCGTGGGGCGGCGAGTGCGTGGACTATCCCGAACGGCGGCATTGCTGCGGCTTCGGGTTCCGCAACTATCTGGTGCAGGCCAACCGCGGCTATTCGATCGCCAATTCGCACAAGAAACTGGAGAGCATGGCCCCTTACAAGCCCGATTTCATCGTGGCCAACTGTCCGGGGTGCGCGATGTTCCTCGACAAGTGGCAGTACACGATCGCCGAGATGGAGGGGACGACTTACGGCCAGAACGGCCACGGGATTCCCGTCCTGACTTACGAGGAGATGGCCGGTCTGGTGCTCGGTTACGATCCTTGGGCGCTGGGCATGCAGATGCATCAGGTCGACGTCGAACCCCTGCTGGACAAGATGGGCGTCGAGTACGACCCCGCGGCCAAATACCTCGGCCGCAACGGAAAATATATCGGTAAACCTGCGTCGGCGGTGGTGAACTGCTGCCCGACGGACACAATATACGACATCAGAGAGTAA